A window from Solanum stenotomum isolate F172 chromosome 7, ASM1918654v1, whole genome shotgun sequence encodes these proteins:
- the LOC125870122 gene encoding uncharacterized protein LOC125870122, with amino-acid sequence MPDGYASNLGKRVDIERGILHGMKSHDCHVFMEQLLPIAFCGLPENIWKPMAEISLFFKDLCSSTLRVENLVRMAKNIVVISNKLERILPPRFFDVMEHLPIHLVHEALLGGALASLKRGIKNKHKVEGCMAQVYLAKERSHFRSYYFDDYVSCLRNRPNRHDVTGNDPAVQSLSIFNQPGKGSKKRTLHKLTEKEKKSAELHVLLNCPEVQPFLDYFVSQYGDDQVFPSFITWYTNWVYNSENAATFDQFFKDISWGPITVHTMSQYNVNGFKFATEKYSKNKKTNNSGVWVKGDNGNQNENVDYFGVLQEIVELEYSGWPIKRIVLFQCKWFDPTSRGTRELKQHNIIEVKHTRKYEAYDPFIIAQNAKQVYYAPYPLRRDKSNWWVVIKTKPMGRVEVENELDVAYQNEISSVHQVVDAELEMNLEHPDHILEEVNREELDMPTNMEEDGEETFEEDEWIDEEETFEDDSCEWIDDEETSEEDE; translated from the exons ATGCCAGATGGATATGCCTCAAATTTGGGAAAGAGGGTTGACATTGAGCGTGGAATATTACATgggatgaaaagtcatgactGTCATGTTTTTATGGAACAATTACTTCCGATTGCTTTTTGTGGATTGCCTGAAAACATATGGAAACCGATGGCTGAAATCAGTTTGTTCTTCAAAGACTTGTGTTCCAGCACATTGAGAGTAGAGAATCTGGTTCGGATGGCCAAAAATATAGTTGTTATTAGTAATAAGTTGGAGAGGATTCTTCCACCTAGGTTTTTTGATGTGATGGAACATCTTCCTATTCACCTTGTTCATGAAGCTCTACTGGGAG GAGCATTGGCAAGTCTTAAAAGGGGTATTAAGAATAAACATAAGGTGGAGGGCTGTATGGCTCAAGTATATCTAGCTAAAGAAAGATCCCACTTTCGTTCTTACTACTTTGATGATTATGTGTCGTGTTTGAGAAACAGACCTAATCGACATGATGTGACTGGGAATGATCCTGCAGTACAATCATTATCAATCTTCAACCAaccgggtaagggttcaaaaaAGCGTACATTGCACAAACTTAccgaaaaagagaaaaaatctgCAGAGCTTCATGTCTTGTTGAATTGTCCAGAAGTCCAACCCTTCTTAga TTATTTTGTGAGCCAATATGGTGATGATCAAGTGTTTCCATCATTTATAACGTGGTATACTAATTGG gTCTACAATTCAGAAAATGCCGCCacatttgatcaatttttcaaGGATATTTCTTGGGGACCGATTACAGTTCACACAATGTCCCAATATAACGtaaatggttttaaatttgCCACAGAGAAATACTCAAAGAATAAGAAAACTAATAATAGTGGTGTTTGGGTTAAAGGTGATAATGGAAATcaaaatgagaatgttgattaTTTTGGCGTCCTACAGGAGATTGTAGAGTTGGAGTATTCGGGTTGGCCAATCAAAAGAATAGTACTTTTCCAATGCAAGTGGTTTGATCCAACTTCAAGAGGTACGAGGGAGCTTAAGCAGCATAATATCATTGAAGTCAAGCACACTAGGAAGTATGAGGcttatgatccttttattattgcacaaaatgCTAAGCAAGTGTACTATGCTCCTTATCCGTTGCGTAGGGATAAGTCTAATTGGTGGGTtgtaatcaaaacaaaaccGATGGGGCGAGTGGAAGTTGAGAATGAATTGGATGTTGCAtatcaaaatgaaatatcaagtgTTCATCAAGTAGTGGATGCTGAGTTAGAAATGAATTTGGAGCATCCTGATCACATATTAGAAGAAGTTAATAGAGAAGAGTTAGATATGCCAACAAATATGGAGGAGGATGGGGAGGAAACTTTCGAAGAGGATGAATGGATAGATGAGGAGGAAACTTTCGAAGATGATTCATGTGAATGGATAGATGATGAAGAAACTTCCGAAGAGGATGAATAA
- the LOC125870123 gene encoding glycine-rich protein DC9.1-like — MMGSKAFLFLGIFLAIFSMISFEVVARELAETPMKLDYKNDVHDDGYNDIDGYLGDRRGKYKNGYKFPGDGYYPPHGCGYKPPYGDYNNAYKSPHGEYNNGYKYLGWGYNTPRDGYNPPGDEYKLPHGEYKPPHGEYNGYKQHGDGYKSPCGEYEPPHDEYNNGYKPSSGEYKPSPIRHWPPHDGYNPPSDEHNPPHDKYKPPFGEYNPPGGGHE, encoded by the exons atgatgggTTCCAAGGCATTTTTATTTCTTGGCATTTTTTTGGCAATCTTTTCAATGATAAGCTTTGAGGTTGTAGCTAGAGAGTTGGCTGAGACCC CAATGAAATTGGATTATAAGAATGATGTACACGATGATGGATATAATGACATTGACGGATATCTAGGTGATAGACGTGGCAAATATAAAAATGGATATAAATTTCCTGGTGACGGATATTATCCTCCACATGGTTGTGGATATAAACCCCCATATGGTGATTATAACAACGCATATAAATCTCCACATGGTGAATATAACAACGGATATAAATATCTTGGGTGGGGATATAACACTCCACGTGATGGATATAACCCTCCCGGTGATGAATATAAGCTCCCACA TGGCGAATATAAGCCCCCACATGGTGAATATAATGGATATAAACAACATGGTGATGGATATAAATCTCCTTGTGGTGAATATGAACCTCCACATGATGAATATAACAATGGATATAAGCCTTCAAGTGGCGAATATAAGCCCTCACCA ATCCGCCACTGGCCCCCACATGACGGATACAACCCTCCAAGTGACGAacacaatcccccacatgacaAGTATAAACCCCCGTTTGGCGAATACAACCCTCCAGGTGGAGGCCATGAATAA
- the LOC125870124 gene encoding uncharacterized protein LOC125870124 codes for MNPSVYHLQLHLKDQQFVSFKTTADLNTILNNPAIRRTMLTEFFSMNTTNRKAIELQLLYKDFPQYFVWSTRDKMWTQRKQGNVIGRIVTCHPTEGEKYYLRLLLMNIKGPKSYEDLRTVNGTCYITFRAAAEKNGLMACDNNLVECLSEAATYQMPQSLRRLFATLLVYCNPANPKELWQTFEYPMSEDFLLIPNIQTDHIRFLVLDDINNILHSLGHNINEFTLISNNNFSFSTSSTIMQQPTDIHLERNIIVTTADLLLHTKLNKEQQNAYNVILSRIFLNKPGAFFVDGPGGTGKTYLYRALLATVRSKGFIALAYHLIP; via the coding sequence ATGAATCCTTCTGTTTACCATCTCCAACTACATCTGAAAGACCAACAATTTGTCTCTTTCAAAACAACGGCAGATCTAAACACAATCTTGAACAACCCTGCAATTAGAAGAACAATGTTAACAGAATTCTTCTCAATGAATACGACAAACAGAAAAGCAATTGAACTCCAGTTATTATACAAAGACTTTCCCCAATACTTTGTTTGGTCTACAAGGGATAAAATGTGGACCCAAAGAAAACAAGGCAACGTCATTGGCCGTATTGTTACCTGTCATCCAACAGAAGGAGAAAAATACTACCTTCGACTATTATTGATGAACATAAAAGGCCCAAAATCATACGAAGACCTACGGACTGTTAACGGAACATGTTATATCACATTTAGAGCCGCTGCAGAAAAAAATGGACTGATGGCTTGTGACAACAACTTAGTTGAGTGTCTGTCTGAGGCAGCTACTTATCAAATGCCACAGAGCCTTAGACGTTTATTTGCAACACTATTAGTGTATTGTAATCCTGCTAATCCAAAAGAATTATGGCAAACATTTGAATATCCTATGTCTGAAGATTTTCTGCTTATACCAAATATACAAACAGACCACATTCGGTTTTTGGTTTTAGATGACATCAATAATATTTTACATTCATTGGGTCataatataaatgaatttacactcatatcaaataataatttctccTTCTCCACATCTTCTACCATAATGCAACAACCCACAGACATCCATTTGGAACGAAATATAATAGTCACTACCGCAGATTTGTTGCTtcatacaaaattaaataaagaacaGCAAAATGCTTATAATGTTATCCTCAGTCGAATCTTTTTAAATAAGCCAGGAGCTTTCTTCGTTGATGGACCTGGAGGAACTGGAAAAACCTACCTATACCGTGCCTTATTAGCTACTGTACGATCTAAAGGATTTATAGCTTTAGCNTATCATCTCATTCCTTAA
- the LOC125870125 gene encoding uncharacterized protein LOC125870125 gives MDEEIVPIASIDSQQDGHTFTIEAKITFPTDLKKFYVLVCSNCGQDVRYPTIREIDCMNCDQKNLLVPRCRFDVDLTDDSGSTIGMIMDKEGEKLLSLTAEEIYKRASDPGNYPSLEDVQANISNKLFHVRAKKAFACASRTTSVKLNIHSCVENECFTDSLPSPSTINIHEATKRKQKVHPPHITEEAGSLKMKQKLDPATPKKTN, from the exons ATGGATGAAGAAATAGTACCTATTGCAAGCATTGACTCGCAACAAGAT GGCCACACATTTACAATTGAGGCAAAAATAACCTTTCCCACTGACCTTAAGAAATTCTATGTCTTAGTCTGTTCAAACTGTGGGCAAGACGTGCGCTATCCAACCATAAGAGAAATCGATTGTATGAACTGTGACCAGAAAAACCTCTTAGTACCCAG GTGCAGGTTTGATGTAGATCTCACAGATGACTCAGGCTCAACAATTGGAATGATTATGgataaagaaggagaaaaattaTTGTCCCTTACTGCAGAAGAAATTTACAAAAGGGCTTCGGATCCG GGTAACTATCCATCTCTGGAAGACGTTCAAGCTAACATTAGCAACAAACTCTTCCATGTTCGAGCAAAGAAAGCATTTGCCTGTGCTTCACGCACAACATCAGTGAAATTAAACATCCACTCCTGTGTTGAAAATGAATGTTTTACTGATTCTCTTCCGTCACCGAGCACAATCAATATTCATGAAGCAACCAAAAGAAAACAGAAAGTCCACCCACCGCACATAACTGAAGAAGCTGGATCActcaaaatgaaacaaaaactGGATCCAGCAACTCCTAAAAAAACCAACTGA